In the genome of Hyphomonas sp. Mor2, one region contains:
- the hppD gene encoding 4-hydroxyphenylpyruvate dioxygenase: MADLFENPAGLDGFEFIEFSAPEKGMLEPVFETMGFTKVARHRSKDVELWRQGGINLITNYEPKSAAWFFAREHGPSACGMGFRVRNARAAYDHLLEQGAEPIQVETGPMELHIPGIRGIGNSIIYLIDRYTEDGEGLSIYDIDFEYLPGVDRNPEGFGFQLIDHLTHNVYGGRMAYWADFYEKLFNFQEIRYFDIKGEYTGLTSKALTAPDGMIRIPLNEEGKSGGGQIEEFLREFNGEGIQHIALICDDLVDCWDKLQKGGVPFMTAPPETYYQMLDERLPGHGEPVSELQSRGILLDGTTEGGQPRLLLQIFAEPRIGPVFFEFIQRKGDYKEGFGEGNFKALFESIERDQVNRGVLDVKEPA, translated from the coding sequence ATGGCAGACCTATTCGAGAATCCAGCAGGCCTTGATGGCTTTGAATTCATTGAGTTTTCAGCGCCCGAGAAAGGCATGCTCGAACCGGTCTTCGAGACAATGGGTTTCACCAAGGTCGCCCGGCACCGCTCGAAGGATGTCGAGCTTTGGCGCCAGGGCGGGATCAATCTGATCACCAATTATGAGCCGAAATCGGCGGCCTGGTTCTTTGCGCGGGAACATGGCCCGAGCGCTTGCGGCATGGGCTTTCGCGTCCGCAATGCGCGCGCCGCTTATGACCACCTGCTCGAGCAGGGCGCAGAACCGATCCAGGTCGAGACGGGTCCGATGGAACTCCACATTCCCGGTATTCGTGGGATCGGGAACTCGATCATCTATCTGATCGACCGCTACACCGAGGATGGCGAAGGCCTCTCCATCTACGATATCGATTTTGAGTATCTGCCCGGTGTGGATCGCAATCCCGAGGGCTTCGGCTTCCAGTTGATCGATCACCTGACCCATAATGTCTATGGGGGGCGTATGGCTTACTGGGCTGACTTCTATGAGAAGCTCTTCAACTTCCAGGAGATCCGTTATTTCGACATCAAGGGCGAATATACCGGCCTGACCTCCAAAGCCCTGACGGCGCCGGATGGCATGATCCGCATTCCGCTCAATGAAGAAGGCAAGTCGGGTGGCGGTCAGATCGAGGAATTCCTGCGCGAGTTTAACGGCGAAGGCATTCAGCACATTGCCCTGATCTGCGATGATCTCGTCGACTGTTGGGACAAGCTGCAAAAGGGGGGCGTGCCCTTCATGACGGCCCCGCCGGAGACCTATTATCAAATGCTCGATGAGCGCCTGCCAGGTCATGGCGAGCCGGTGAGCGAGCTGCAATCCCGCGGTATCCTGCTCGATGGCACCACGGAAGGCGGCCAGCCGCGCCTGCTGCTCCAGATCTTTGCCGAGCCGCGGATTGGCCCGGTCTTCTTCGAGTTCATCCAGCGCAAGGGCGATTACAAGGAAGGCTTCGGCGAAGGCAATTTCAAAGCCTTGTTCGAAAGCATTGAACGTGATCAGGTCAACCGGGGCGTGTTAGATGTGAAAGAGCCTGCCTGA
- a CDS encoding serine hydrolase: MRPVILRQAQDEGLLISSPIHSPPTPACAGIDGVWAIVPREGMTATLLAELKHACQTFADQPGQIAVIVQSKPDPALSVSINADLRLPAASVVKPAIACAAADAAHLDLRQPIAISDLEETFYCSIIQAFDPGDKITLKAVIGLMLIVSDNPATTATLDAVGMDTVNQWLETNRLSDTSISVGFDDASLGAPLRANLTTAQDCLRLLQLIDKTPDYAFIKHMLANNLRNERIPKLLPDDAIIAHKTGTLNGLCHDIALIEGPAAAFYLVVLADGLPDGHDFANDIARFSKQIYDVMSLHS; encoded by the coding sequence GTGCGGCCCGTGATCCTTCGACAAGCTCAGGATGAGGGCCTGCTGATCTCTTCTCCAATTCACTCACCGCCGACCCCTGCCTGCGCAGGGATCGACGGAGTGTGGGCGATCGTGCCAAGAGAAGGGATGACCGCTACCCTGCTCGCCGAGCTCAAACACGCCTGCCAAACCTTCGCCGATCAGCCCGGACAGATCGCGGTGATCGTCCAGTCCAAACCAGATCCTGCTTTGTCTGTCTCGATCAATGCGGACCTGCGCCTGCCCGCCGCCAGCGTGGTTAAGCCGGCGATAGCCTGTGCGGCTGCCGATGCTGCACATCTGGATCTCCGTCAGCCCATCGCGATCTCGGATCTGGAGGAGACCTTCTATTGTTCGATAATCCAGGCCTTCGACCCGGGCGATAAAATCACGCTGAAGGCCGTGATCGGCTTGATGCTGATCGTCAGCGACAATCCGGCGACCACCGCAACCCTCGATGCGGTGGGCATGGACACGGTTAATCAGTGGTTAGAAACGAACCGTTTGAGCGATACCAGTATCAGTGTCGGCTTTGACGATGCCTCGCTTGGCGCTCCGCTGCGGGCAAACCTGACGACCGCGCAGGACTGTTTGCGCCTCTTGCAACTCATCGACAAGACGCCGGACTACGCCTTCATCAAACACATGCTCGCCAACAATCTGCGCAATGAGCGGATTCCGAAACTGCTGCCCGATGATGCCATCATCGCGCACAAGACCGGGACATTGAACGGGCTTTGCCATGACATCGCGCTGATTGAGGGTCCGGCGGCGGCTTTCTATCTAGTTGTGCTCGCAGACGGTCTGCCGGATGGACATGATTTCGCGAACGACATCGCTCGGTTTTCTAAGCAGATCTACGATGTGATGAGCTTGCACTCCTAA